One Streptomyces sp. NBC_01217 genomic region harbors:
- a CDS encoding TetR/AcrR family transcriptional regulator, which yields MATRTTGTARADLITDAALALLVERGMRGLTHRAVDERAGLPQGSTSNYARTRQSLLEATVRRLAEREARVLAPGELPVPGAGETAGPQALVAALALALHRYLTRHPELLICRYELALEATRRPELREFFDATGRQFRQPLMTLMTAAGSAEPERHTLSLVAWCEGLMFSCAAGSFHRSVPTEEELRTGFAELLRGMLGPQWALR from the coding sequence ATGGCCACACGCACCACCGGCACCGCCCGGGCCGATCTCATTACCGATGCCGCCCTCGCGCTCCTCGTCGAACGCGGGATGCGCGGCCTGACCCACCGCGCGGTGGACGAGCGCGCCGGACTCCCCCAGGGCTCGACGTCCAATTACGCACGCACCCGGCAGTCCCTGCTGGAGGCGACGGTGCGACGACTGGCGGAGCGCGAGGCACGGGTGCTAGCCCCCGGGGAACTGCCGGTTCCGGGCGCCGGAGAGACGGCCGGCCCGCAAGCGCTGGTCGCCGCTCTCGCGCTCGCCCTGCACCGGTATCTCACCCGCCACCCCGAACTGCTCATCTGCCGCTACGAGCTGGCCCTTGAGGCGACCCGCCGCCCGGAGCTGCGGGAGTTCTTCGACGCGACGGGCCGGCAGTTCCGCCAACCGTTGATGACGCTGATGACGGCGGCCGGTTCGGCCGAGCCCGAGCGGCACACCCTGTCCCTGGTGGCCTGGTGCGAGGGGCTGATGTTCTCGTGCGCCGCGGGCTCGTTCCACCGCTCCGTACCGACCGAGGAGGAACTGCGCACCGGCTTCGCCGAACTGCTGCGCGGGATGCTGGGACCGCAGTGGGCGCTGCGCTGA
- a CDS encoding uracil-DNA glycosylase, translated as MTDTDLLPESWRGVLGEELQKPYFKELTEFVEEERAKGPVYPPRDQVFAALEATPYDKVKVLVLGQDPYHGEGQGHGLCFSVRPGVKTPPSLRNIYKEMKEELGLPVPDNGYLMPWAEQGVLLLNAVLTVRAGEANSHKGKGWEKFTDAVIHAVASRPDPAVFVLWGNYAQKKLPLIDDGRHVVVKGAHPSPLSAKKFFGSRPFTQINEAVAAQGHEAIDWRIPDLG; from the coding sequence GTGACCGACACCGACCTGCTGCCCGAGTCCTGGCGCGGCGTCCTCGGCGAAGAACTGCAGAAGCCCTACTTCAAGGAGCTCACCGAGTTCGTCGAGGAGGAGCGGGCCAAGGGGCCGGTCTACCCGCCGCGCGACCAGGTGTTCGCCGCCCTGGAGGCCACGCCGTACGACAAGGTGAAGGTCCTCGTCCTCGGCCAGGACCCGTACCACGGAGAGGGACAGGGACACGGGCTGTGCTTCTCCGTGCGGCCAGGTGTCAAGACGCCGCCCTCCCTGCGGAACATCTACAAGGAGATGAAGGAGGAGCTCGGCCTGCCGGTCCCGGACAACGGGTATCTGATGCCGTGGGCCGAGCAGGGCGTGCTCCTGCTCAACGCCGTGCTGACGGTGCGCGCCGGCGAGGCGAACTCGCACAAGGGCAAGGGCTGGGAGAAGTTCACCGACGCGGTGATCCACGCGGTCGCCTCGCGGCCCGATCCGGCGGTCTTCGTGCTCTGGGGCAACTACGCCCAGAAGAAGCTTCCGCTGATCGACGACGGGCGCCATGTGGTGGTGAAGGGGGCGCACCCCTCACCGCTGTCCGCCAAGAAGTTCTTCGGCTCCCGCCCGTTCACACAGATCAACGAGGCGGTGGCGGCGCAGGGGCACGAGGCCATCGACTGGCGCATCCCCGACCTGGGCTGA
- a CDS encoding ABC transporter substrate-binding protein translates to MFYRASLQAAAVLASLSLLAGCGLLSDSGSKAEQKIVVGTTSEPSTLDPAAAWDNSWELMRNVFQTLVSFPTGSTSPEPDAAESCEFTDTTSTAYRCKLREGLKFSNGDKLDAEAVKYSIDRIMAMEVKGGPVGLLGSLDQVETKGDVVVVFHLTKPDATFPFILATPAMSLVAPSDYAKHKVRGDGKVTGSGPYLLESYKPGDRAELVENPNYKGFANRKNDAVTIRYFKESAPLVTALKSHEIDAIYRGLTAEEVVSLEDNKDKKSELQILETVGADIRFLVFNPEDPAAGNVAVRRAIAQLVDRDALVAKVYQGTAEPLYSMVPKGIAGHTTSFFDAYGDPDPVEAKRILTRAGITEPVAMTFWFTTDRYGSSTAPEFDELKRQLEASGLFKVTLKSKPWKEFQEGFTKGEYPVFGRGWFPDFPDPDNFIAPFVGKETVTGMPYVKNEITEQLLPQTRKESDRGAVSKEFERAQQILVDDVRLLPLWQGKLYVASGEDIGGGERALDPQTVMQMWELYRKASW, encoded by the coding sequence GTGTTCTACCGGGCCAGTCTGCAGGCCGCTGCAGTCCTTGCTTCCCTTTCTCTGCTGGCAGGCTGCGGACTTCTCTCCGACAGCGGCTCGAAAGCGGAACAGAAGATAGTCGTCGGTACGACCAGCGAGCCATCCACCCTCGATCCGGCGGCGGCATGGGACAACTCCTGGGAACTGATGCGGAATGTCTTCCAGACGCTGGTGAGTTTCCCCACCGGCAGCACCAGCCCCGAGCCCGATGCTGCGGAATCGTGCGAGTTCACCGACACGACCAGCACAGCCTACCGGTGCAAACTCCGCGAGGGCCTGAAATTCTCCAATGGCGACAAACTCGACGCCGAGGCCGTGAAGTACTCCATCGACCGGATCATGGCGATGGAGGTCAAGGGTGGGCCCGTCGGTCTGCTCGGCTCGCTCGACCAGGTCGAGACCAAGGGGGACGTCGTCGTCGTCTTCCATCTCACCAAGCCGGACGCCACGTTCCCGTTCATCCTCGCCACCCCGGCGATGTCGCTGGTGGCGCCCAGCGACTATGCGAAGCACAAGGTCCGCGGTGACGGAAAGGTCACCGGATCCGGCCCTTACCTCCTGGAATCGTACAAACCGGGGGACCGGGCCGAATTGGTGGAGAATCCGAACTACAAGGGTTTCGCCAATCGCAAGAACGACGCCGTGACCATCCGGTACTTCAAGGAATCGGCCCCCCTGGTCACGGCGCTGAAGAGCCACGAGATCGACGCGATCTACCGCGGCCTCACCGCCGAGGAGGTCGTCAGTCTGGAAGACAACAAGGACAAGAAGAGCGAACTGCAGATTCTCGAGACGGTCGGCGCGGACATCCGCTTCCTGGTCTTCAACCCCGAGGATCCGGCCGCCGGGAACGTCGCCGTGAGGCGGGCCATCGCCCAGCTCGTCGACCGCGACGCCCTGGTGGCGAAGGTCTACCAGGGCACGGCCGAGCCGCTGTACTCCATGGTCCCCAAGGGCATCGCCGGACACACCACCAGCTTCTTCGACGCCTACGGCGACCCGGACCCGGTCGAGGCGAAGCGGATCCTCACCAGGGCAGGCATCACCGAGCCCGTCGCCATGACGTTCTGGTTCACGACCGACCGCTACGGCTCCTCGACGGCCCCCGAGTTCGACGAGTTGAAGCGGCAGCTGGAGGCCTCCGGGCTCTTCAAGGTCACGTTGAAGAGCAAGCCCTGGAAGGAGTTCCAGGAGGGCTTCACCAAGGGTGAGTACCCCGTCTTCGGCCGCGGCTGGTTCCCCGACTTCCCGGACCCGGACAACTTCATCGCCCCCTTCGTGGGCAAGGAAACCGTCACCGGGATGCCGTACGTGAAGAACGAGATCACCGAGCAGCTGCTGCCGCAGACCCGCAAGGAGAGCGACCGGGGCGCGGTGAGCAAGGAGTTCGAACGGGCCCAGCAGATCCTGGTCGACGACGTGCGGCTGCTGCCGCTGTGGCAGGGCAAGCTGTACGTCGCCTCCGGCGAGGACATCGGCGGTGGCGAACGCGCGCTGGACCCGCAGACGGTCATGCAGATGTGGGAGCTGTACCGCAAGGCCAGCTGGTAG
- a CDS encoding SDR family oxidoreductase, translating into MTVQDSGKVALITGASRGIGYGVAEALVARGDRVCITGRGEDALKEAVERLGADRVIGVAGKAHDEAHQAAAVERTMEAFGRVDFLVNNAGTNPVFGPMAELDLNVARKVYETNVISALGFAQQTWKAWQKENGGAIVNIASVAGVSASPFIGAYGMSKAAMVNLTLQLAHEFAPVVRVNAIAPAVVKTKFAQALYEGREAEAAAAYPLGRLGVPEDIGGAAAFLTSSQSDWITGQTLVVDGGIFLNAGVS; encoded by the coding sequence ATGACTGTGCAGGACAGCGGTAAGGTCGCGCTCATCACGGGCGCGAGCCGGGGCATCGGCTACGGCGTCGCCGAGGCTCTCGTGGCCCGCGGCGACCGGGTGTGCATCACCGGACGCGGCGAGGACGCCCTCAAGGAGGCGGTCGAGCGGCTCGGCGCCGACCGTGTCATCGGGGTCGCGGGCAAGGCGCACGACGAGGCACACCAGGCGGCGGCGGTCGAGCGCACCATGGAGGCGTTCGGTCGCGTCGACTTCCTGGTCAACAATGCCGGAACGAATCCGGTTTTCGGCCCGATGGCGGAGCTCGACCTCAATGTCGCCCGTAAGGTCTACGAGACGAATGTGATCTCGGCGCTCGGTTTCGCCCAGCAGACCTGGAAGGCCTGGCAGAAGGAGAACGGCGGGGCGATCGTCAACATCGCCTCGGTCGCCGGTGTCTCCGCCTCGCCCTTCATCGGCGCGTACGGCATGAGCAAGGCCGCCATGGTCAACCTGACCCTTCAGCTGGCGCACGAGTTCGCGCCGGTCGTCCGGGTCAACGCGATCGCTCCCGCGGTCGTGAAGACGAAGTTCGCCCAGGCGCTGTACGAGGGCCGCGAGGCGGAGGCCGCTGCGGCGTATCCGCTCGGCCGGCTGGGGGTGCCCGAGGACATCGGCGGCGCGGCCGCGTTCCTCACTTCGAGCCAGAGCGACTGGATCACGGGACAGACTCTCGTCGTCGACGGTGGAATTTTCCTGAATGCGGGCGTGAGCTGA
- the fabG gene encoding 3-oxoacyl-ACP reductase FabG: MSTTEQRVAIVTGAARGIGAATAVRLAAEGRAVAVLDLDEAACKDTVEKITAAGGAALAVGCDVSDSAQVEAAVARVAAELGAPTILVNNAGVLRDNLLFKMSESDWDTVMNVHLKGAFLMAKAVQKHMVDAKFGRIVSLSSSSALGNRGQANYSAVKAGLQGFTKTLAKELGKFGITANAVAPGFIVTEMTAQTAARVGMGFEEFQAAAATQIPVQRVGRPEDIANAIAFFTGDEAGFVSGQVMYVAGGPLN, from the coding sequence ATGTCCACCACCGAGCAGCGCGTCGCCATCGTGACCGGAGCGGCGCGTGGCATTGGCGCCGCCACCGCGGTACGCCTGGCGGCCGAGGGCCGCGCCGTCGCCGTACTCGACCTCGACGAGGCGGCCTGCAAGGACACCGTCGAGAAGATCACCGCCGCCGGGGGCGCCGCCCTCGCCGTCGGCTGTGATGTGTCGGACAGCGCCCAGGTGGAAGCCGCGGTCGCGCGGGTCGCCGCCGAGCTCGGCGCCCCGACGATCCTCGTCAACAACGCGGGAGTCCTCCGCGACAACCTGCTCTTCAAGATGAGCGAGTCCGACTGGGACACCGTGATGAACGTACACCTCAAGGGTGCGTTCCTGATGGCCAAGGCCGTCCAGAAGCACATGGTGGACGCCAAGTTCGGCCGTATCGTCTCGCTCTCCTCCTCCTCGGCGCTCGGCAACCGCGGCCAGGCCAACTACTCCGCGGTCAAGGCCGGTCTGCAGGGCTTCACCAAGACCCTCGCCAAGGAGCTCGGCAAGTTCGGCATCACCGCCAACGCCGTCGCACCCGGCTTCATCGTCACCGAGATGACCGCGCAGACCGCGGCCCGGGTCGGCATGGGCTTCGAGGAGTTCCAGGCCGCTGCCGCCACCCAGATCCCGGTGCAGCGTGTCGGCCGCCCCGAGGACATCGCCAATGCCATCGCCTTCTTCACGGGCGACGAGGCCGGCTTCGTCTCCGGCCAGGTCATGTACGTCGCCGGCGGACCGCTCAACTGA
- a CDS encoding DUF3037 domain-containing protein: protein MSKRDVFEYALLRVVPRVQRGEYFNAGVVVYCHARGFVAARTHLDETKLKALDPTADVVGVRAALHAVEGVCRGGTEAGQAASDDAGRRFRWLIAPRSTVIQPSPVHSGLTTDPEAEVERLLDLLVR from the coding sequence GTGAGCAAGCGCGATGTCTTCGAGTACGCGCTGCTGCGCGTGGTGCCGCGGGTTCAGCGCGGCGAGTACTTCAACGCGGGCGTGGTCGTCTACTGCCACGCCCGGGGTTTCGTCGCTGCCCGCACCCATCTCGACGAGACCAAGCTGAAGGCCCTGGACCCGACCGCCGACGTGGTCGGTGTCCGCGCCGCCCTGCACGCCGTCGAGGGCGTGTGCCGCGGTGGTACGGAGGCGGGTCAGGCGGCCAGCGACGACGCCGGCCGCCGCTTCCGCTGGCTGATCGCCCCGCGCTCCACCGTCATCCAGCCGAGCCCCGTGCACAGCGGCCTCACCACCGACCCGGAGGCCGAGGTCGAGCGACTGCTCGACCTGCTGGTGCGCTGA
- a CDS encoding HipA family kinase, whose protein sequence is MLTEVTATRYVTPLREGGSLPGIVEADDLGTYVMKFTGAGQGRKTLVAEVICGQLGRRLGLRVPDLVQIQLDPVIGLAEPDQEVQELLKASGGLNLGMDFLPGSIGFDSLAYQVDPREAGRVVWFDALINNVDRSWRNPNMLIWHGDLWLIDHGATMIWHHNWPGARASAAKPYNASDHALAPFAPDIAAAAAELAPLVTEELLTEVAADVPDEWLVDEPGFDSTDELRRAYVAALLPRAATIHERITMDGPTAPKPSQAPGWLTDHLAPWPHPTKKKSDKDGQR, encoded by the coding sequence ATGCTCACCGAAGTCACAGCGACCCGCTACGTCACGCCCTTGCGGGAGGGCGGATCGCTGCCCGGGATCGTCGAGGCCGACGATCTCGGCACCTACGTCATGAAATTCACCGGCGCCGGACAGGGCCGCAAGACCCTGGTCGCGGAGGTCATCTGCGGACAGCTCGGCCGCAGGCTCGGCCTGCGCGTCCCCGACCTCGTACAGATCCAGCTCGACCCGGTCATCGGGCTCGCCGAGCCCGACCAGGAGGTGCAGGAGCTGCTGAAGGCCAGCGGCGGGCTCAATCTCGGGATGGACTTCCTGCCCGGCTCCATCGGCTTCGACTCGCTCGCCTACCAGGTGGACCCCCGGGAAGCCGGAAGGGTCGTCTGGTTCGACGCGCTGATCAACAATGTCGACCGGTCCTGGCGCAATCCCAACATGCTGATCTGGCACGGCGACCTGTGGCTCATCGATCACGGCGCCACCATGATCTGGCACCACAACTGGCCCGGCGCCCGGGCCTCCGCCGCCAAGCCGTACAACGCCTCGGACCACGCACTCGCCCCGTTCGCCCCGGATATCGCGGCGGCCGCCGCCGAACTCGCCCCGCTGGTCACCGAGGAACTGCTCACCGAGGTCGCGGCCGACGTCCCCGACGAGTGGCTGGTGGACGAGCCCGGCTTCGACTCCACGGACGAGCTGCGCCGCGCCTACGTGGCGGCGCTCCTTCCGCGCGCCGCCACCATCCACGAGCGGATCACGATGGACGGCCCCACCGCGCCCAAGCCCTCCCAGGCCCCCGGCTGGCTCACCGACCACCTCGCCCCGTGGCCGCATCCCACCAAGAAGAAGAGCGACAAGGACGGCCAGCGGTGA
- a CDS encoding GAP family protein — MGHAVGDVLGLAAGVAVSPLPIVAMILILATPRGHLNGALFAVGWILGLAVLGAIMLAVGGPGGASGDKHPATWVGALKLALGVLLALFGARQWHRRPADPSQAQLPKWMAAIDRFTPLKILGLGLLLSAANAKNAPLTIAAGASISSAGIPVPQQIGTLAIFVVIASVGVLAPLGVYLIMGERAKDVLGNWRDWAVRHNVAVMAVLFFVLGLKLIGDGVIVLAS; from the coding sequence TTGGGACACGCTGTAGGCGATGTGCTGGGCCTGGCGGCCGGTGTCGCCGTCAGTCCGCTTCCCATCGTGGCGATGATCCTCATCCTGGCCACTCCCCGCGGTCATCTCAACGGAGCCCTGTTCGCCGTCGGCTGGATCCTGGGGCTGGCGGTGCTGGGCGCGATCATGCTGGCGGTCGGTGGCCCGGGCGGCGCTTCCGGCGACAAACATCCGGCCACCTGGGTGGGGGCCCTGAAGCTCGCCCTGGGTGTACTGCTGGCCCTGTTCGGAGCACGCCAGTGGCACCGACGCCCCGCCGACCCCTCTCAGGCACAGCTGCCCAAATGGATGGCCGCGATCGACCGCTTCACTCCACTCAAGATCCTCGGGCTGGGGCTGTTGCTGTCGGCGGCCAACGCCAAGAACGCGCCCCTGACCATCGCCGCCGGAGCGTCGATCAGCTCGGCCGGAATCCCCGTGCCGCAGCAGATCGGAACACTCGCCATTTTCGTCGTCATCGCCTCGGTGGGAGTGCTCGCACCGCTCGGCGTCTACCTGATCATGGGCGAACGGGCGAAAGACGTACTCGGAAACTGGCGTGACTGGGCGGTACGGCACAATGTCGCCGTGATGGCCGTCCTCTTCTTCGTTCTCGGGCTGAAGCTGATCGGAGACGGTGTGATCGTCCTCGCCTCCTGA
- a CDS encoding YunG family protein: protein MTLKTFDDLERAIRGGWGADTATPDHRPNWTPDNPARDQCGVTALVVNDLLRGELIRGEVHVNGERVDYHWWNRLGMGIEVDLTREQFAADEIVVGGAVIERPAEIVRLREEYELLRSRVLGALGS, encoded by the coding sequence ATGACACTGAAGACCTTCGACGACCTTGAGCGAGCCATTCGAGGCGGTTGGGGCGCGGACACCGCGACGCCGGATCACCGACCGAACTGGACCCCGGACAATCCGGCGCGCGACCAGTGCGGTGTCACCGCCCTGGTGGTGAACGATCTGCTGAGGGGTGAGCTGATCCGCGGCGAGGTGCATGTCAACGGTGAGCGAGTGGACTACCACTGGTGGAACCGTCTGGGCATGGGGATCGAAGTCGATCTCACGCGCGAGCAGTTCGCCGCCGACGAGATAGTCGTCGGCGGCGCTGTGATCGAACGGCCCGCGGAGATCGTGCGGCTGCGCGAGGAGTATGAGCTGCTGCGCAGCCGAGTCCTTGGGGCGCTGGGATCGTAG
- a CDS encoding Rieske (2Fe-2S) protein: MSASQEHEVRPGRRTVVAAVGAVSVAAVLTACGAQKESGGSDAVKPADDGSDGGGGKALAKTADIPEGGGTIFGDQGVVVTQPKAGEFKAFSSKCTHQGCAVSSVSDGTINCPCHGSKFDLATGEVAAGPATQPLPAQPITVEGDSITLAS, translated from the coding sequence ATGAGCGCATCGCAGGAGCACGAGGTCCGTCCCGGGCGTCGGACCGTCGTGGCAGCGGTCGGAGCCGTCTCGGTGGCCGCCGTACTCACCGCGTGCGGCGCCCAGAAGGAGTCGGGCGGTTCGGATGCGGTCAAGCCGGCCGATGACGGATCGGACGGCGGCGGAGGGAAGGCGCTGGCGAAGACCGCCGACATCCCTGAGGGCGGTGGAACGATCTTCGGCGACCAGGGTGTCGTGGTGACGCAGCCCAAGGCCGGCGAGTTCAAGGCGTTCTCGTCGAAGTGCACCCACCAGGGATGCGCGGTGTCGAGCGTGTCGGACGGCACCATCAACTGCCCGTGCCATGGCAGCAAGTTCGACCTCGCGACGGGCGAAGTGGCCGCCGGTCCGGCGACCCAGCCGCTGCCCGCCCAGCCGATCACGGTCGAGGGCGACTCGATCACGCTCGCGTCCTAG
- a CDS encoding cysteine hydrolase, whose product MPPKEQLAEQLDPATTVLLTVECQQGVVGPGSALPELAEEARSSGALHRVARLVAAAHEAGVQVLHAVAERRPDGRGANNNARLFRAAGRLPVQQHSGTTAVRIAAPIEVADEDLVVRRLHGLSPIAGTDVDALLRNLGCRTLLVTGVSANVAIPNAVFDAVNLGYTAVVPSDAIAGVPADYTPAMIRNTLALVATITSTDDVLGCWRGRGRARTRA is encoded by the coding sequence GTGCCGCCGAAGGAACAGCTCGCCGAGCAGCTCGATCCGGCCACCACCGTGCTTCTGACGGTCGAATGCCAGCAGGGTGTCGTGGGTCCCGGGAGTGCGCTGCCCGAACTGGCCGAGGAGGCCAGGTCCTCCGGCGCCCTGCACCGCGTCGCACGGCTGGTCGCGGCGGCCCACGAGGCCGGGGTCCAGGTACTGCACGCGGTGGCCGAACGCCGCCCCGACGGACGGGGTGCCAACAACAACGCCCGGCTCTTCCGGGCCGCGGGCCGACTGCCCGTACAACAGCATTCGGGCACGACGGCGGTACGGATCGCCGCACCCATCGAGGTGGCGGACGAGGACCTCGTCGTGCGCAGACTGCACGGCCTCTCGCCCATCGCCGGTACGGACGTGGACGCCCTGCTCCGCAACCTCGGCTGCCGGACGCTCCTCGTCACCGGGGTCTCGGCCAATGTCGCCATCCCCAACGCGGTGTTCGACGCGGTGAATCTCGGATATACGGCGGTGGTGCCGTCCGATGCCATCGCGGGGGTGCCGGCCGACTACACCCCCGCGATGATCCGCAACACACTTGCCCTCGTGGCCACCATCACCAGCACCGACGATGTGCTCGGCTGCTGGCGCGGCCGAGGGCGGGCTAGGACGCGAGCGTGA
- a CDS encoding pyridoxamine 5'-phosphate oxidase family protein, with protein MATIQRRGRRIMMTDAERDSYLAEQRTCRVATVSADGRPHVGALWFTWDGTSLWLYSITRSLRWSQLRDDPRIAVVVDDGVEYADLRGIELSGTAVPVAEAPRTGEPCPELVVPERLFAAKYFGMDTMPHDGRHAWLRLTPQAITSWDFRKLAGPSAT; from the coding sequence ATGGCCACCATTCAGCGCCGGGGCCGCCGGATCATGATGACGGACGCGGAACGCGACAGCTATCTCGCCGAACAGCGCACCTGCCGGGTCGCCACCGTGTCCGCGGACGGCCGTCCCCATGTCGGCGCCCTGTGGTTCACCTGGGACGGCACCTCGCTCTGGCTGTACTCGATCACCCGCAGTCTGCGCTGGTCCCAGCTGCGCGACGACCCGAGAATCGCGGTGGTCGTGGACGACGGGGTGGAGTACGCGGACCTGCGCGGAATCGAACTGTCCGGCACAGCCGTCCCCGTCGCAGAGGCACCGCGCACCGGCGAGCCCTGCCCCGAACTCGTCGTCCCGGAACGGCTGTTCGCGGCGAAGTACTTCGGGATGGACACCATGCCGCACGACGGGCGGCACGCCTGGCTGCGCCTGACCCCGCAGGCCATCACCTCCTGGGACTTCCGGAAGCTGGCGGGCCCCTCCGCGACCTGA
- a CDS encoding LysR family transcriptional regulator: MLNLERLRTLDALARHGSVSGAAEGLHVTTSAVSQQMAKLEREVGQQLLAKNGRGVRLTDAGRLLADHAARILSQVELAQSDIEAQRGEVVGEILLSAFPTAARGLFPAALQALRVDHPELRVRTRELEPEDGIRAVIRGDIDLAVVLDWSNKRLPVPGGLAKAELLDDAPDVAMPAGHRLADRAEVDLEEFADDDWVSWPEGEFCYDWLMFTLRSKGIEPRIAHLAGEHHTQLALIAAGMGVCVAPRLGRGPVPDGVRLVPVRQKMRRHVHAVWRTDADRRPSIRAAVAALRVAGRELDAPSA; encoded by the coding sequence ATGCTGAATCTGGAGCGCTTGCGCACCCTGGATGCCCTCGCCCGGCACGGTTCGGTCAGCGGAGCGGCAGAGGGGCTGCATGTCACCACATCGGCAGTCTCCCAGCAGATGGCCAAGCTGGAGCGGGAGGTGGGGCAGCAGCTGCTCGCCAAGAACGGCCGCGGTGTCCGGCTCACCGATGCCGGCCGGCTGCTCGCCGACCACGCGGCCCGGATCCTGTCCCAGGTCGAGCTGGCACAGTCCGACATCGAGGCACAGCGCGGTGAGGTGGTGGGCGAGATCCTGCTCTCGGCCTTCCCGACCGCGGCGCGCGGACTCTTCCCCGCCGCGCTCCAGGCTCTGCGCGTGGACCACCCCGAACTGCGCGTACGTACGAGGGAACTGGAGCCCGAGGACGGAATTCGTGCGGTGATCAGGGGCGACATCGATCTCGCGGTGGTGCTGGACTGGAGCAACAAACGGCTGCCGGTGCCCGGTGGCCTGGCCAAGGCCGAACTCCTGGACGACGCACCGGACGTCGCGATGCCGGCCGGTCACCGCCTTGCCGACCGGGCGGAGGTGGACCTGGAGGAGTTCGCCGACGACGACTGGGTGTCCTGGCCCGAGGGCGAGTTCTGCTACGACTGGCTGATGTTCACCCTGCGCTCGAAGGGCATCGAGCCGCGCATCGCGCACCTGGCGGGCGAGCACCACACCCAACTCGCCCTGATCGCCGCGGGAATGGGAGTCTGTGTGGCGCCTCGGCTGGGCAGGGGACCGGTGCCCGACGGGGTGCGGCTCGTCCCCGTTCGGCAGAAGATGCGACGGCACGTCCATGCCGTGTGGCGTACCGACGCGGACCGGCGCCCGTCGATCAGAGCGGCCGTCGCGGCGCTGCGGGTGGCCGGCCGGGAACTGGATGCGCCGTCGGCGTAA
- a CDS encoding DMT family transporter — translation MSAPATPTTTPPTESSAPARPTGKTVPAPDSPTPGSDSAPGTAPAARRALDWRIRFGALSLIWGFSFLLIKVGAEGYAPFQVTLGRLLSGTAVLAVAMAVQRERLPRGARTWGHLAVAAFFLNALPFSLFAYAELSIPSTLAGICNATSPLWGMALSLVALSEDRPTRRRVAGLGLGFLGVLTVLGAWQGFSGLDFSGTVMALLASLSYPIGWIYVRRTLAGGGSSTLALTGSQLFLGTVQIALVTPLFTSAPDGFPLLPTLAVVALGALGTGLAVLMQYGLVEEVGPTTAQMVTYFIPVIATAAGVVVLGEQLSWNTPVGALVVLAGAALTQSRARSGRAGTRTGSQP, via the coding sequence ATGAGCGCGCCCGCCACACCCACGACCACGCCTCCCACCGAGTCCTCCGCCCCTGCCCGGCCGACCGGGAAGACCGTACCGGCTCCGGACTCTCCGACTCCCGGCTCGGATTCGGCTCCGGGCACAGCGCCTGCCGCGCGCCGGGCGCTGGACTGGCGGATCCGGTTCGGGGCGCTCTCGCTCATCTGGGGTTTCAGCTTCCTCCTGATCAAGGTCGGTGCCGAGGGGTACGCCCCATTCCAGGTCACCCTCGGCCGCCTCCTGTCGGGCACGGCGGTACTGGCCGTAGCAATGGCGGTACAACGGGAGCGGCTGCCGCGCGGCGCCCGCACCTGGGGGCATCTGGCCGTCGCCGCGTTCTTCCTGAACGCGCTGCCGTTCTCGCTCTTCGCCTATGCCGAACTGAGCATCCCGTCGACCCTGGCCGGTATCTGCAATGCGACCTCTCCCCTGTGGGGCATGGCGCTCTCACTCGTCGCGCTCTCCGAGGATCGACCGACCCGTCGCCGCGTCGCCGGACTCGGGCTCGGCTTCCTCGGCGTACTGACCGTGCTGGGTGCATGGCAGGGCTTCTCCGGACTGGACTTCAGCGGCACGGTCATGGCCCTGCTCGCCTCCCTGAGCTATCCGATCGGCTGGATCTACGTCCGCAGAACGCTGGCGGGCGGCGGTTCGTCCACGCTGGCCCTGACCGGCAGTCAGCTCTTTCTCGGCACGGTGCAGATAGCCCTGGTGACCCCGCTGTTCACCTCGGCACCCGATGGATTCCCGCTGCTCCCGACCCTTGCCGTGGTCGCCCTGGGGGCGCTCGGTACGGGCCTCGCAGTGCTGATGCAGTACGGCCTCGTGGAGGAGGTCGGACCGACGACCGCGCAGATGGTCACCTACTTCATTCCGGTCATAGCCACCGCCGCCGGAGTCGTCGTGCTCGGTGAGCAGCTGAGCTGGAACACCCCGGTCGGCGCTCTCGTGGTCCTGGCGGGCGCCGCCCTCACCCAGAGCCGGGCGCGCAGCGGCAGAGCCGGGACCAGGACCGGCTCTCAGCCGTAG